One segment of Paenibacillus rhizovicinus DNA contains the following:
- a CDS encoding serine hydrolase domain-containing protein — translation MTSRVPLSRTTPEEQGISSRAIIDFLDALRDQDLEIHSFMVLRRGKVAAEGWWDPYRPEYPHALYSLSKSFASTAIGFAVAEGLLSLDDRIVDFFPEDAPEPVSDHLSALKIRHLLVMGAGHSKVVSTWDSDTDNWVKLFLEAPIAYTPGTRFMYDSMNTYMLSAIIQRVTGQPLLAFLDERLFVPLGLSKTAWETCPRGIEGGGVGMSLTTEDIAKFGQLYLQGGEWEGTRLLPVDWIHEAAACHISTGDAETDNDFGQGYGYQFWRCQHGAYRGDGAFGQVCIVMPEQEAVIVMTSGLEDKRTLMNTVWDKLLPAMSPDALEPDEPGIAALAERIRAFRQDIPPNNQSASNESAMNGHVYRLEPNEHQIETWSIDFAEQDALLTLRHGFGEQSVRLGRGAWIKGRMRTTVWGLGGTEQPVEGSFSWSDAATLDIQLAFVETAFRFHIACHLRGQEIDIELRSNVAWDWEPNSVMMRGQME, via the coding sequence ATGACAAGTCGGGTGCCCCTGTCGAGAACTACGCCGGAGGAGCAAGGGATTTCATCGAGAGCGATTATTGATTTCTTGGACGCATTGCGAGATCAAGACTTAGAGATACATAGTTTTATGGTGCTGCGGCGCGGGAAAGTCGCGGCAGAAGGATGGTGGGATCCTTATCGGCCTGAATACCCGCACGCCTTATATTCGCTCAGTAAGAGCTTTGCTTCGACGGCGATCGGCTTCGCGGTCGCGGAGGGATTGCTGTCGCTGGACGACCGGATCGTCGACTTCTTCCCCGAAGACGCGCCGGAGCCGGTATCCGATCACTTGTCCGCGTTAAAAATACGTCACCTGCTGGTAATGGGCGCCGGGCACTCGAAAGTCGTAAGTACGTGGGATTCGGATACGGATAACTGGGTCAAGCTGTTTCTAGAAGCGCCGATCGCGTACACCCCGGGGACGCGGTTTATGTACGACAGCATGAATACTTACATGTTGTCCGCCATCATTCAGCGTGTCACCGGTCAGCCGCTGCTTGCCTTTCTGGACGAGCGCTTGTTCGTACCACTCGGATTGTCCAAAACCGCTTGGGAGACATGCCCCCGCGGCATCGAAGGCGGCGGTGTCGGCATGAGTCTGACAACCGAAGATATCGCCAAGTTCGGGCAATTGTATTTGCAAGGCGGCGAGTGGGAGGGGACGCGGCTTCTGCCCGTCGATTGGATTCACGAGGCTGCTGCTTGTCATATTTCAACTGGCGATGCGGAGACGGACAACGATTTTGGGCAAGGCTACGGTTATCAATTCTGGCGATGTCAGCACGGCGCGTACCGGGGCGATGGGGCGTTTGGACAGGTCTGTATCGTTATGCCGGAGCAAGAGGCGGTGATCGTTATGACGTCCGGCCTTGAGGATAAGAGGACATTGATGAACACGGTGTGGGACAAGCTTCTCCCTGCCATGTCGCCGGATGCGCTGGAACCGGATGAACCGGGAATTGCCGCATTGGCGGAAAGGATTCGAGCATTTCGACAAGATATCCCGCCTAATAATCAGTCTGCCTCTAACGAGTCGGCCATGAATGGGCATGTCTATCGGCTTGAACCGAACGAACATCAAATCGAAACATGGTCGATCGACTTCGCGGAGCAGGATGCCTTACTCACTTTGCGTCATGGTTTCGGCGAGCAATCCGTACGATTGGGCCGCGGAGCATGGATAAAGGGACGAATGAGAACGACCGTGTGGGGACTCGGCGGTACGGAACAGCCGGTCGAAGGCAGCTTCTCGTGGAGCGACGCGGCAACGCTGGACATTCAATTGGCATTCGTGGAGACGGCGTTCCGTTTTCACATTGCGTGTCACTTAAGAGGGCAAGAAATCGATATCGAACTCCGCTCTAATGTCGCGTGGGATTGGGAGCCGAATTCCGTGATGATGCGCGGTCAGATGGAATAA
- a CDS encoding CD3324 family protein — translation MKYVNADTIFPEELLQEIQKYIQGRMVYVPSPEGQRKKWGENSGSRQHLSRRNVEIRQQYTGGATIDELADQFCLSSESIKKIIYSKI, via the coding sequence GTGAAATACGTAAACGCCGATACCATTTTCCCGGAAGAGCTATTGCAGGAAATACAGAAATATATCCAAGGCAGAATGGTTTACGTCCCCTCTCCCGAAGGACAACGGAAGAAATGGGGCGAAAACTCAGGCAGCCGACAGCATTTGAGCCGCAGAAACGTTGAAATACGTCAACAGTATACCGGCGGTGCAACGATCGATGAACTTGCTGATCAGTTCTGTCTCTCCAGCGAAAGCATTAAAAAGATCATCTATTCCAAAATATAG
- a CDS encoding glycosyltransferase 87 family protein, with protein MRKQAMRIAAVALLVLSLGMCVYSLIQVGDGGSAASTQGFGGGGGKFAASGRAMDGGAGGAPAQGGDGGGSSAPSQGTDGGAADFAPPQGADGGSDADGSGPSAQGTEGGTSAPPQGMDGGVMNSVPTQGFNGSPDGAASGQGFNGGRGGGFGGGTGGGGFSASSEGKTELVAYSFAFAAIAAFGVYVVFRRKAEVPAESRRGLVWLLLGSALLLRIAVVPWVSAHQGDLNFFRTWASQASADFTGFYKNGSADYPPLYIYVLYVTGKLLSSASLSPYSTLLYKLPSLIADVATAGLLFMASRRYVSYSIGLLVAVLYALNPAVIVNSTYWGQVDSFFTLLVVAAVYLLSRGRAGWASAIFMAAILMKPQGIIFSPVLFFGLVSMRQLRAWLTAIASAAVTLFVVVLPFSFGQSPLWLYRLYTGTVSEYPYATVNGYNLFALLGLNYEADSTHFIGLSYHTWGMLFIVATTLFSWRMYARSKLPAFGAASAMLLISGVFTLSTGMHERYLFPAAALALLAYIQLKDRILLLLAAGFSVTIFINTFVILFQSGDNTNYTFALWAVSTMNVALFGSAALWAIGFVRTPNPAQAQEEPTALARVSEERT; from the coding sequence ATGCGAAAACAAGCCATGCGGATCGCGGCTGTCGCGCTGCTGGTTCTATCGTTGGGAATGTGCGTGTATTCCCTTATACAAGTCGGCGACGGAGGTTCCGCCGCTTCGACGCAAGGCTTCGGCGGGGGAGGAGGAAAGTTTGCCGCTTCGGGCCGGGCAATGGATGGCGGAGCGGGAGGCGCTCCGGCACAAGGGGGTGACGGAGGGGGCTCGTCCGCGCCGTCCCAAGGAACGGACGGAGGTGCGGCGGACTTCGCTCCACCGCAGGGAGCCGATGGAGGCTCCGATGCCGATGGATCGGGTCCTTCGGCGCAAGGAACCGAGGGCGGAACATCCGCCCCGCCGCAGGGAATGGACGGAGGCGTAATGAATTCCGTTCCGACACAAGGGTTTAACGGAAGCCCGGACGGAGCTGCCTCGGGCCAAGGCTTCAACGGCGGCCGCGGCGGCGGTTTCGGCGGCGGCACCGGGGGCGGCGGTTTCTCCGCTTCTTCGGAAGGCAAGACAGAACTGGTTGCGTACAGCTTCGCGTTCGCGGCTATCGCGGCGTTCGGCGTCTATGTCGTGTTCCGCCGAAAAGCCGAGGTCCCCGCCGAGAGCCGGCGCGGTCTCGTCTGGCTGCTGCTCGGAAGCGCATTGCTGCTGCGTATCGCGGTCGTGCCATGGGTTTCGGCGCATCAGGGCGACTTGAATTTCTTTCGTACCTGGGCGTCTCAGGCATCGGCGGATTTTACGGGATTCTACAAGAACGGCAGCGCGGATTACCCGCCGCTCTATATCTATGTGCTCTATGTAACGGGCAAACTGTTGTCCTCCGCATCGCTGAGCCCTTACTCGACGCTGCTGTATAAGCTGCCGTCGCTGATTGCGGACGTCGCAACGGCAGGGCTGCTGTTCATGGCATCCAGACGCTATGTCAGCTACTCGATCGGCTTGCTCGTCGCGGTGCTCTATGCGCTCAATCCGGCCGTGATCGTAAACTCGACCTACTGGGGACAAGTCGATTCGTTCTTCACCCTGCTTGTGGTCGCGGCGGTCTACCTCCTGTCCAGAGGAAGGGCAGGCTGGGCTTCGGCCATCTTCATGGCGGCGATTCTGATGAAGCCGCAGGGCATTATTTTCTCGCCGGTGCTGTTCTTCGGGCTGGTATCCATGCGGCAGCTTCGCGCTTGGTTGACCGCGATCGCAAGCGCAGCGGTAACGCTGTTCGTCGTCGTCCTGCCATTCTCATTCGGCCAAAGCCCGCTCTGGCTGTACCGGCTGTATACGGGAACGGTCTCGGAATATCCGTACGCGACGGTGAACGGGTACAATCTATTCGCGCTGCTGGGGCTGAATTACGAAGCCGACAGCACGCATTTTATCGGACTGAGCTATCATACCTGGGGAATGCTGTTCATCGTCGCGACGACGTTGTTCTCTTGGCGAATGTATGCGCGAAGCAAGCTTCCGGCTTTCGGGGCGGCTTCGGCGATGCTGCTGATCTCCGGCGTGTTCACGCTGTCGACGGGCATGCATGAACGGTATCTGTTTCCCGCCGCGGCGCTTGCGCTGCTTGCCTATATCCAGCTGAAGGATCGGATCCTTCTCTTGCTGGCTGCTGGATTCAGCGTGACGATCTTCATCAACACGTTCGTCATTCTGTTCCAGTCGGGGGACAATACCAATTACACTTTCGCGCTGTGGGCGGTGTCCACGATGAATGTGGCTTTGTTCGGCAGCGCCGCGCTATGGGCAATAGGCTTCGTGCGTACGCCGAATCCGGCTCAGGCGCAGGAAGAACCGACGGCGCTGGCGCGAGTAAGCGAGGAGCGGACGTGA
- a CDS encoding copper amine oxidase N-terminal domain-containing protein, producing MNHPKARPYYRLLSYGIGSLMLIASLGQTVAEAAPQPAVPQTQQTQQNQNASNIAVILDRQPLPLTLPPILIHGSLMFPAKAFFQAVGVKFSIRNGHVTAVNGSIQVEGNLSSNKAAKGKQAVQMPAAPTIQNDRLYVPAKFVSLVMDKEVSYYAGGGKKTVTIGYNEGQMTGFRRLMFEAARNGDAKVIETMLSRGVGVNEKMRNEYGDNTALDYAVLTDHVEAAQVLLEHGGTFDTQRVFQLLVSQDAAMIELLLQHGIDPNMPLSNLNGSLLSVACNEIGSMHPDGTETTIHPSPQIVKLLLDYGGDPLSDDSLTNAVQAGSRAVVQLLMQHGADPYRMDSMGSTPYQRAVIIGAVSWFTLDADTAGSSGSEQPEGVHHIPIFSVLNEDGTPLMSGTIVVEGTSNPGFSRKEFNWKGEDINLDVPDGDYKVSTIMRVGAAYLPSGKRIQVDQGKATPSVYRLPALNVHVTIANAGDDQKHGFATLLNADGTNLLTYVEVEDGKFGLYLPPGTYKLSDYRVQASIYQLSGDTTITVSEKSGIQELVVTMSEGALKLKLAAE from the coding sequence ATGAACCATCCGAAAGCACGACCGTATTATCGCCTGTTGTCCTATGGGATCGGAAGTCTGATGCTTATCGCTTCTCTCGGACAGACAGTTGCGGAGGCAGCCCCCCAGCCAGCCGTCCCGCAAACCCAGCAGACCCAGCAGAACCAGAATGCGTCAAACATCGCCGTTATTCTGGATCGGCAGCCGCTGCCCCTGACCTTGCCTCCGATTCTCATTCATGGCAGCCTGATGTTTCCCGCAAAAGCCTTTTTCCAAGCCGTTGGCGTTAAGTTCAGCATCCGTAACGGACATGTGACCGCCGTGAACGGATCCATACAGGTAGAAGGGAATTTAAGCTCGAACAAGGCGGCAAAAGGGAAGCAGGCCGTACAAATGCCGGCTGCGCCGACTATTCAGAACGATCGGCTGTACGTGCCTGCCAAATTCGTTTCGCTCGTCATGGACAAGGAAGTGTCCTATTATGCCGGCGGCGGCAAGAAGACGGTGACCATCGGTTATAACGAAGGGCAGATGACCGGGTTCCGGCGATTGATGTTCGAGGCCGCGCGGAATGGCGATGCCAAGGTAATTGAAACCATGCTTAGCCGAGGCGTTGGCGTCAACGAGAAGATGCGCAATGAGTACGGGGATAACACGGCGCTGGATTACGCGGTTCTGACCGACCACGTGGAAGCTGCGCAGGTGCTGCTGGAACACGGAGGTACTTTTGATACGCAGCGGGTATTCCAATTGCTCGTCTCGCAAGATGCGGCCATGATAGAACTTCTGCTGCAGCATGGCATCGATCCGAATATGCCGTTGAGCAACTTGAACGGCTCCTTGCTAAGCGTCGCCTGCAACGAGATCGGTTCTATGCATCCGGACGGCACGGAAACGACCATTCATCCAAGTCCGCAGATCGTAAAGCTCTTGCTTGATTATGGAGGCGATCCGTTGAGTGATGATTCGCTCACCAATGCGGTTCAAGCGGGCAGCCGCGCAGTCGTTCAATTGCTCATGCAACATGGCGCCGATCCGTATCGGATGGATTCTATGGGAAGCACGCCATATCAACGGGCCGTTATTATCGGTGCCGTCAGCTGGTTTACGCTGGACGCGGATACCGCTGGCTCGAGCGGTTCGGAACAGCCGGAGGGCGTCCATCATATCCCGATTTTCTCGGTCTTGAACGAGGACGGTACGCCGTTGATGAGCGGCACGATAGTCGTCGAGGGTACGAGCAATCCCGGTTTCTCCCGTAAAGAATTCAATTGGAAGGGCGAAGACATCAACCTCGACGTGCCGGACGGCGATTACAAGGTCTCGACGATCATGCGCGTTGGCGCAGCCTATTTGCCGTCGGGCAAACGCATCCAAGTCGACCAAGGCAAAGCGACTCCTTCGGTGTACCGCCTGCCAGCCCTTAATGTCCATGTGACGATCGCCAATGCAGGCGACGACCAGAAGCATGGCTTCGCGACGCTGTTAAACGCGGATGGCACCAACCTGTTGACGTACGTAGAGGTCGAGGACGGAAAGTTCGGCTTGTATCTGCCGCCGGGCACGTACAAGCTTTCGGATTATCGCGTGCAGGCCTCCATTTACCAATTATCGGGAGATACGACGATTACAGTTTCCGAGAAGAGCGGAATTCAGGAGCTTGTCGTGACGATGTCGGAAGGGGCTTTGAAATTAAAATTGGCTGCGGAATAG
- a CDS encoding acyl-CoA thioesterase: METKYIRETRCFKVSRVFPTDVNNHNTLFGGKLMSYIDDIASISVAKLCRSSAVTASTDSVDFLNPIRPSDSVSLESFITHTGTSSMEVFVKVICEDMNSGERKIAATAFLTFVALDENNRPTPVPQVIPETEEEKKLFETAEYRTQMRKHRREESKKFADYLLTAYPWE; this comes from the coding sequence GTGGAAACGAAATACATCCGAGAAACGCGCTGCTTCAAGGTTTCGCGCGTGTTCCCGACCGACGTGAACAATCACAATACGTTGTTCGGCGGCAAGCTGATGTCGTATATCGACGACATTGCCTCCATCTCCGTCGCGAAGCTGTGCCGAAGCTCCGCGGTAACGGCCTCGACCGATTCCGTCGACTTCCTGAATCCGATCCGGCCGAGCGATTCCGTCTCGCTGGAATCCTTCATCACCCACACGGGGACGAGCTCGATGGAGGTGTTCGTCAAGGTGATCTGCGAGGACATGAACAGCGGCGAACGCAAAATCGCGGCAACCGCGTTCCTGACCTTCGTCGCGCTGGACGAGAACAATCGCCCGACACCCGTGCCGCAAGTCATTCCGGAGACGGAGGAAGAGAAGAAGCTCTTCGAAACGGCCGAATACCGTACGCAGATGCGGAAGCACCGCAGGGAAGAGAGCAAGAAGTTCGCGGATTATTTGCTGACGGCGTATCCGTGGGAGTAG
- a CDS encoding polysaccharide deacetylase family protein — MRHLLKRLLAVTLCAAMLCGFQAPPRKDRHFYESRGDIIWELPLERKELALTFDDGPDPATTNQILDLLKQYHAKATFFVIGYRVHEYPDIIKREIAEGHEVANHTFNHVYFQKGIKADTIQREIERTDRSLIELTGKKPFLFRPPGGYYSDVMIDIARKLGYTTVLWSWHQDTEDWRSPGVRHIVNKVLKNARNGDIVLLHDYVSGSAHTVKALRVILPELERRGYRLVTVSELIQDKTGELLPVSK, encoded by the coding sequence ATGCGGCATTTATTGAAAAGGTTGTTGGCGGTCACGCTGTGCGCGGCCATGCTTTGCGGTTTCCAGGCTCCGCCGCGGAAAGACCGGCATTTCTACGAGAGCCGGGGGGATATCATCTGGGAGCTGCCGCTGGAACGGAAGGAGCTGGCGCTCACCTTCGACGACGGACCCGATCCGGCGACGACGAACCAGATTCTCGACCTGCTGAAGCAGTATCATGCCAAGGCGACCTTCTTCGTCATCGGATATCGCGTGCACGAGTACCCCGATATCATCAAGCGGGAAATCGCGGAAGGGCACGAGGTTGCCAATCATACGTTCAATCATGTGTATTTTCAAAAGGGGATCAAGGCCGATACCATCCAGCGGGAAATCGAACGGACGGATCGCTCGCTAATTGAGCTGACCGGCAAGAAGCCGTTCCTGTTTCGGCCCCCGGGCGGCTACTACAGCGACGTCATGATCGATATCGCCCGGAAGCTCGGCTACACGACCGTCCTCTGGTCCTGGCATCAGGATACCGAGGATTGGCGCAGCCCCGGGGTGCGGCATATTGTCAATAAGGTGTTGAAGAACGCGCGAAACGGCGACATCGTGCTGCTGCACGACTATGTTTCCGGCTCCGCCCACACCGTGAAGGCGCTGCGGGTCATCCTGCCGGAGCTGGAGCGCAGAGGCTACCGACTTGTGACGGTTTCCGAACTCATTCAGGATAAAACAGGAGAATTGCTGCCGGTCTCGAAATAA
- a CDS encoding glycoside hydrolase family protein, translating to MWYVGQTWKPDSSSIGYARSEDGVRWVRQSDKPALRPEAPWEKVAVMCPHVLWDEKARKFRMWYSGGEQYEPNAIGYAESADGLDWEKHAGNPVFSSDPERTWEQHKVTACQVIPYNDGFAMFYIGFRDEDYAQIGLAWSKDGVGGWRRHPLNPILAPEPGAWDSDANYKPYAIFDGESWRLWYNGRSGHFEQIGLAMHEGYDLGL from the coding sequence ATGTGGTATGTCGGGCAGACGTGGAAGCCGGATAGCTCCAGCATCGGTTACGCGAGAAGCGAGGACGGCGTCCGCTGGGTGCGCCAGAGCGACAAGCCCGCGCTTCGGCCCGAGGCGCCGTGGGAGAAAGTAGCGGTCATGTGTCCGCATGTCCTCTGGGATGAAAAGGCGAGGAAATTCCGGATGTGGTACTCCGGCGGCGAACAGTACGAACCCAATGCCATCGGGTACGCGGAAAGTGCGGACGGCCTTGATTGGGAGAAGCACGCTGGGAATCCGGTGTTCAGCAGCGACCCGGAACGGACGTGGGAGCAGCATAAAGTAACGGCGTGCCAGGTTATTCCGTATAACGACGGTTTCGCCATGTTCTATATTGGCTTCCGCGACGAAGACTACGCGCAGATCGGACTCGCTTGGTCCAAGGACGGCGTCGGCGGCTGGCGCCGTCATCCGCTCAATCCGATTCTGGCGCCGGAGCCGGGCGCGTGGGATTCGGATGCGAACTACAAGCCTTACGCGATCTTCGACGGCGAGTCTTGGAGGCTCTGGTATAACGGCCGCAGCGGACATTTCGAGCAGATCGGACTCGCGATGCACGAAGGTTACGATTTGGGACTGTAG
- a CDS encoding MGH1-like glycoside hydrolase domain-containing protein, whose translation MRINLTDKVRDDDEARWLQLHAPLFECPDEVLQRTYYYRWSVFRKHLKLTPAGYVVTEFLPDVPWAGTYNTISCPAGHHFYEGRWLRNPAYLDDYAAFWFRGGGEPRRYSFWAADALHARYLVTGDADILLKLLPDLVRNFGAWEAERKDESGLFWQIDDRDGMEFSLGGLGLRPTINSYMYADAATIAAIAELAGDGELAEIYRRKAWDIKALTEKLLWDEEAKFFKVRANREGLRHTMQLPASWRDRLPARQLQEGSLADACELTGYVPWSFGLPGKGFEEAWSRLMEPSQFYAAYGPTTAARSHPNFMMEHSHECLWNGPSWPFATTLALMAMARVIQEYEQTYVGKEDYLELLRIYAGSHRLVMPDGRAIPWIDENLDPFTGEWIARTKLHERGDANRDRGAHYNHSAFCDLILSGLIGILPRRDDVLELHPLLPENAEWDYFGLENVAYHGREVTIFYDKHGTRYGCGPGFRVIIDGVERFRSERVQPVTILF comes from the coding sequence ATGAGGATTAACCTTACGGATAAGGTTCGGGACGATGACGAGGCCCGCTGGCTGCAGCTGCATGCCCCGCTGTTCGAATGCCCGGACGAGGTTCTGCAGCGCACGTATTACTATCGCTGGTCCGTATTCCGCAAACATCTCAAATTAACGCCTGCCGGCTATGTCGTAACGGAGTTTCTGCCGGATGTTCCGTGGGCGGGGACGTACAATACGATCAGCTGCCCGGCGGGCCATCATTTCTACGAAGGCCGATGGCTGCGGAATCCGGCGTACTTGGACGATTACGCGGCGTTCTGGTTCCGCGGAGGCGGCGAGCCCCGGAGGTACAGCTTCTGGGCGGCGGATGCCCTGCACGCGCGCTACCTTGTGACCGGGGATGCGGATATTTTGCTGAAGCTTCTTCCGGACCTGGTTCGGAATTTCGGGGCCTGGGAAGCCGAGCGCAAGGATGAATCGGGCCTATTCTGGCAGATCGACGACCGGGACGGGATGGAGTTCTCGCTTGGCGGTTTGGGCCTTAGGCCGACCATTAACAGCTACATGTACGCGGATGCCGCCACAATCGCCGCGATTGCCGAACTGGCGGGTGACGGGGAACTGGCGGAAATCTACCGGCGGAAAGCCTGGGACATTAAGGCGTTGACGGAAAAGCTGCTATGGGACGAGGAAGCGAAGTTCTTCAAGGTGCGCGCGAATCGCGAAGGGCTTCGGCATACCATGCAGCTGCCCGCATCGTGGCGGGACAGGCTGCCGGCGCGGCAGCTGCAAGAGGGAAGTCTCGCCGACGCATGCGAATTGACCGGGTACGTGCCTTGGAGTTTCGGCCTTCCTGGCAAGGGATTCGAGGAAGCTTGGTCTCGGCTCATGGAGCCAAGTCAATTCTATGCCGCTTACGGACCGACGACGGCCGCGCGATCCCACCCGAACTTCATGATGGAACATTCGCATGAATGCTTGTGGAACGGGCCGTCCTGGCCGTTCGCCACGACGCTGGCGCTGATGGCGATGGCCCGTGTAATTCAGGAATACGAGCAGACTTATGTCGGCAAAGAGGACTATCTGGAGCTGCTTCGGATCTATGCCGGCTCCCACCGCCTTGTTATGCCTGACGGCCGTGCGATTCCGTGGATCGATGAGAACTTGGACCCGTTCACGGGCGAATGGATCGCTCGCACGAAGCTGCATGAACGGGGCGATGCCAATAGGGACAGGGGCGCGCATTACAATCATTCCGCGTTTTGCGATCTGATCTTATCGGGCCTGATCGGGATACTTCCGCGCCGGGACGACGTGCTGGAACTGCATCCGCTTCTGCCCGAGAACGCGGAATGGGACTACTTTGGCCTCGAGAATGTCGCTTACCATGGCCGAGAGGTCACTATATTTTACGACAAGCATGGAACCAGGTACGGCTGCGGTCCTGGCTTCCGCGTAATCATCGACGGCGTTGAACGGTTCCGTTCGGAGCGCGTTCAGCCTGTCACGATCTTATTTTAA
- a CDS encoding helix-turn-helix transcriptional regulator — MNMRFTAPPFPCFLAVGEDTYYFGSRHPDRSNLGVFDLLVVTKGALYITEEAASYTVTAGHMLILKPNKSHATYRSCDEETHFYYVHFQSIGIWSEETADGWTDHPHPHYREYELADSDDRLNIKTSVLQLPQFCALPNPESLYACLQQLLELVPQPQAWARWQQQLVFQNILQLLHAAGENEKDSTSLRLAEKVAHFLRTHYREPVSYHRIREAFSFHPTYLSRCMKQAYGMNLIEYLIAYRIEQAALLLIKTDLSVGEIAEQVGFANLSYLARRFAKEKGVNPSGYRKRFAT, encoded by the coding sequence ATGAACATGCGATTTACCGCTCCACCTTTTCCCTGTTTCCTGGCTGTCGGCGAAGACACCTACTATTTCGGCAGCCGGCATCCGGACCGTTCCAATCTCGGCGTATTCGACCTGCTTGTCGTTACGAAAGGCGCCCTCTATATCACGGAAGAAGCAGCGAGCTACACGGTGACGGCCGGTCATATGCTGATCCTGAAACCGAACAAGAGCCACGCGACTTACCGTTCCTGCGACGAAGAAACGCATTTCTATTACGTCCATTTCCAATCCATCGGCATTTGGTCGGAGGAGACGGCGGACGGATGGACGGATCACCCGCATCCCCATTATCGCGAATACGAATTGGCGGACAGCGATGACCGGCTGAACATCAAGACGAGCGTTCTCCAGCTTCCGCAGTTTTGCGCATTGCCTAATCCGGAAAGCTTGTATGCTTGCTTGCAGCAATTGCTGGAGCTCGTGCCGCAGCCCCAAGCTTGGGCCAGATGGCAGCAGCAGCTGGTTTTCCAGAACATCCTGCAGCTCTTGCATGCCGCCGGCGAGAACGAGAAGGATTCGACGTCTCTCCGGCTGGCCGAGAAGGTTGCCCACTTCCTGCGCACGCATTACCGTGAACCCGTCTCCTATCACCGAATCCGCGAGGCGTTCAGCTTTCACCCGACCTACCTGTCCAGGTGCATGAAGCAGGCTTACGGGATGAATCTCATCGAATACCTCATTGCCTACCGGATCGAACAAGCCGCCTTGCTGCTCATTAAGACGGATCTGTCGGTCGGGGAGATCGCCGAGCAGGTCGGTTTCGCGAACTTGTCCTACCTGGCTAGACGGTTCGCCAAGGAAAAGGGCGTGAATCCCAGCGGTTACCGGAAACGGTTCGCGACGTAA
- a CDS encoding phosphodiester glycosidase family protein gives MDTQTESSFEPNYRSKKFKKQGSAFKRWRRRLSIAFAGVLVVMLGGAGWFYLTPSGSDIRYMMADTLITSQHRYLAKYLIGQKELDNRVADYMKRFDEMGEVKDEHNVSLASHPASDVQVEQISTKKYKGYIMYVHDPKMIRVVTTNVVGSGETVLSMVKRTGAIAGVNGGAFDDPNWDGNGFRPAGIVMSGGKVLYKGDGMQAAVNVVGIDKNGLMVAGRYKPSQLLDMGVTDAVTFQPKFIVNGKGLIKSEADGWGIAPRTVMAQQKDGTIMFVVIDGRQPGYSVGATLYDIQKILLAKGAVTAANLDGGSSTVLVKDDAVVNKPSSQYGMRYLPSAFLVFDHPEEFDSGNIWDGIDMQHFDSSQPRTSTSS, from the coding sequence ATGGATACACAAACAGAGTCCTCATTCGAACCCAACTATAGAAGCAAGAAATTCAAGAAACAGGGCAGCGCTTTTAAACGGTGGAGGAGACGGTTATCGATAGCATTTGCCGGCGTGCTCGTCGTTATGCTTGGCGGAGCGGGATGGTTTTATTTGACCCCGTCCGGCTCGGATATCCGCTACATGATGGCGGACACGCTCATTACGAGCCAGCATCGCTACTTGGCTAAGTACCTGATCGGCCAGAAGGAGCTGGACAACCGGGTGGCGGATTACATGAAGAGGTTCGACGAGATGGGGGAAGTGAAGGACGAGCATAACGTGTCCCTGGCTTCGCATCCGGCGAGCGACGTGCAGGTCGAGCAGATTTCCACCAAGAAGTACAAGGGCTACATCATGTACGTGCATGATCCGAAAATGATTCGCGTCGTGACGACGAACGTCGTCGGCTCCGGCGAAACGGTGCTCAGCATGGTCAAGCGCACGGGAGCCATCGCAGGCGTGAACGGCGGGGCGTTCGACGACCCGAACTGGGACGGCAACGGATTCAGACCGGCCGGCATCGTCATGTCCGGCGGGAAAGTGCTGTACAAGGGCGACGGCATGCAGGCAGCCGTCAACGTCGTCGGCATCGACAAGAACGGCCTGATGGTCGCCGGCCGCTACAAGCCTTCGCAGCTGCTCGACATGGGCGTCACCGACGCGGTTACGTTCCAGCCGAAGTTCATCGTCAACGGCAAAGGCTTGATCAAGAGCGAAGCCGACGGCTGGGGCATTGCGCCGCGTACCGTCATGGCGCAGCAGAAGGACGGCACGATCATGTTCGTCGTCATCGACGGGCGTCAGCCGGGCTATTCCGTAGGCGCGACGCTGTACGATATTCAGAAGATTTTGCTCGCGAAGGGCGCGGTCACGGCGGCGAACCTCGACGGCGGCTCTTCCACCGTGCTGGTGAAGGACGACGCGGTCGTCAATAAACCGTCCAGCCAATACGGCATGCGCTATCTGCCGTCCGCATTCCTCGTATTCGATCATCCGGAGGAATTCGATTCGGGCAACATCTGGGACGGCATCGACATGCAGCATTTCGACTCGTCGCAGCCGCGGACGTCGACTTCGTCGTAA